One Zingiber officinale cultivar Zhangliang chromosome 10B, Zo_v1.1, whole genome shotgun sequence genomic window, TCTTCGCTGTCTCATGCTATCAGACGATCAGTAGAGTAGGACTGTTGTACTCGACGTTGTCGAGGTTTGCATTCTCATTCACTTTATCATATGATTGTTTAGCACTTGATAAGTTCGAGCTTAAATAGTCTTTCATAGGACAATTAATAGTCTGAACATCAACAATAGATTTATCTAATTTTATCAGTTAATCCTTAGAAATCAATAAACTCTCACGAACGATTAAAGTCTTAGGGTCATCACCATAAAGTACCTCAACAACTTTTTCCTCTAAATCATCTTCGAATCCATTAAGATCATCTTGGGCATCGAAGGTATCGTCTTCCATGGCAAAATCTAATCATCCTTGGAACAAAGTTTGAGTATACCTAAAAGGAAGAAAGTGATCTttcatctttttcttcatcttctcccaatCCTTGATCTTGGTTTTACCCTGTCTGTCTCTTGAGCACCTCAAGTGCTCTCACCATATCGATGCTCGACCCTTGAGTTTGATGGCAATCAACTTCACATTCATCCGATCCAGAACTTGCTTATAGTTGAAGATCCGCTCCATTTTGTTGATCAAATCAACAAAATTCTTTGTCTATGACGTACCAAACAATTTAAGTAGATCAGCTTGACATCCGAGGTCTCCATGTCGATCCTCTCGACCACGTAACTCACAATCTTCAAGATTTTGTATCTTGCCCCCAGAGCGTAACGCAGACGGTGGGTGAATGATATTTCTGACATAATGGCCAGAgttcgattctcaggaactgacgacctaggACCCCACCTGcgtctatggcctgtgtacctacatgtacctctctccatatccgtggggtcggTACTAGGGGGGATGCTAAGGTATCAGATCTACTTTTTCGAGATTTTGTATCTCTAGACGTTGGGTTAAACCTCAATCTTGTCCTAGGCGCTACTACCATGGTGTGAGGTTTCCTCAGTTGGAACTTGCCTTACACGACTATGATCATGACTACGATCATGATCATGACCACCTTCCATTGGATCTGACGCTTGACTTCCTCATTCGAAACTTgctagttctgataccaattgatttCAAGCAAGATAGCGATTATCCTGCATGAGGAGGGGTTTGAGGAGAAAGCGATAACCATTGTcttacagattttttttttttttaaaaatggaaatttatttaataattgagAATTATCATTCAAACGGTTAAACACATGTTTACATAGACTCTAACTcttaaaataaaagaaagaaaataaatcccAATATATATACCTCAATTCCTAACTTATAAAGATAGGAAATGAGtcttaataaaaagaaaaaaaacatacaATTCTAAAATATCTAAACAGtctcaaaatataaaataaaaaaataaaaatcacaaaaaaaactaaaaataaaaataaaaattactaaaactaATAATAATCTTATAATTCTCCTGTATCAACAGGATAGCTCGTTGTGATTCAAACCTAAGACCCATTAAAATAACTTCTCATCTGAGGAGCAACTCAGCTATCCCATAGGGGCACCACAGGAAAGACACTGGCTTACATTTATGGGTGCATATATcccttaaaagaaaaaaaataaatatatatttgagCTTTTTTATATGAATTCCATTTGTTTACTCTATTGCAGCCGATACAAtttgaagaaaataaataaattaaaattgtgaGACGAGTCTGTGTATCACGCAACAGTTGCACTTGGAGTAGATGGCTTCCAACATTCGCCGGAAATGATCAACGTCGCAGGGGATACGAAGAACTCCCCGGTGGCCAAGGCCGAACTCCTGCGCCGCCAGCTCCAGCAGCGTCACCATGCACGGGTCCTTGAACGCCCTCACGTGCACGTCGAACTTCTCCAGCGCCCCATCCTCCTTCCCCACCAGAACCGGCACGTGACCCCTCACAACCTTCATCTCCTCCTCCGATATTCTCGATCGCCCTCCTCCTCAGTTGAATTCACTTCACTGCCTATCTACATATATAATGCATCAATTAATTATAGACAAGGCATGCGGTTGTGCTTTCTTGAccaactaattaattaaattcctGAAGATTAGAATTAGATTGACCTTCATTAACACGGAATCTAATTCTTTTTTATCTTGAGATGGAGATACTGTCATATCTACATGTATTTATGCATTGTTGATCGTTTTTGACAATCAAATATGGAGCTTCAAATCAGGGTCAAATATAGAGTTCTTCCATTGCAAACCATATGGAGATGATATGATTTGTGAGTCAATATAAtggattatattatatatatgaaACCAAATTTTGTTTTCTTGCTATGGCCCCATTAATGTTGATGTTGCCATCCCTTGTGATTGTATCTAGTACCAACTTGGTTGTTCGTCTGTCTTGTTAATTATTTGGTCTAAGATGGAAACATGGTTTCACAACATTGGATTATCTTCTTCGATTCATCATCTCaatgtctatttttttttgcCCTCACCTACAATGGAGACAAAGACAAGACAACGTTTATCGTTTACCTTCGTTTACAATAGAGACAAAGCCAAGAGTTGGAAGGGGCCGGGGCTATGATTAAACATTTTATATATAAAATGGAAAGTAATTAACTTTTTCCAATGACGGATGTCATCTCTTTTAATTGAATAATACGAGAAAAAAAAGCATAAAGAGAGATAAAATAAACTATAGTGGTTTGGTGTTGGCTCTGTATCGAAATTGATATGCTGTCCAATATCTTTTATGCGACCATAAGTAAAATCTGATGTGGATTATTTGATgcgatcaaaatttaaattttttaattcttctctcatctgcatgcaataatttttctctttttcctcttaaattaaaataaacaacttttctctctttcttcttaaatcaaaataaaattcttATGTTTTTCTCCTATGATTACATGCAACAATCACCTTAGTATTGATTTTTAAAGGTggtgtagctactacaacgttataGTAACTACTACACAATAACTCCTATACATTATAGCAACTACTAGTGGCTGCTAGAACATGTAGCAGTTATTGTGCAGTTACTGCTTTGTAGCAGATACTGCATAGTTGTAGTAGCTATTATaccgttgtagcagttactgcacAGTTGTA contains:
- the LOC122028614 gene encoding auxin-responsive protein SAUR71-like; the protein is MKVVRGHVPVLVGKEDGALEKFDVHVRAFKDPCMVTLLELAAQEFGLGHRGVLRIPCDVDHFRRMLEAIYSKCNCCVIHRLVSQF